In Anabaena sphaerica FACHB-251, a genomic segment contains:
- a CDS encoding DEAD/DEAH box helicase family protein: MSANEANTRTQLIDPALTLAGWNIKDSNQVGLEIPVDGYNAEPWNGVTDYCLYQPNGEVIAVVEAKRQSSNPKIAQTQVEYYVKEIEKHQSFRPFAFMTNGEEIYFWDVGNSAKRQVAGFFSPSDLENLLYIRQNKIALSSLPINTQIAGRDYQQEAIRRVCETFDEGKRRTLLVMATGTGKTRTAMAIIDLFLKANQSRKILFVADRDNLVKQALEDGFMEHIPHEPCDRIFSYNIDKTKRLYVVVEKTLRNSYKKFSPAFFDLIIFDEAHRSIFNLFQEVMEYFDGRMIGLTATPAGFIDRNTFNTFHCFDGIPTFLYTYKQAIEEKNLVDFSLYQAQTKFQSEGIKGAKLSEEEQNILIAQGHDPDDIDFSGTDLEKKVSNKDTLRKQWEEIMEVCHKDESGQLPAKTIVFALTQKHALRLCETFEEMYPQYSDLVRVITHKTEYKGKLTGNFKKEDMPRIAISVDMLDTGVDVPEIMNLVFMKPVQSQIKLWQMIGRGTRNQKACKKLEWLPNRTKQEFLIIDFWENEFEAKVQTEVAQTIPVLQRIFNTRLDLLELYLHDQESPECQTIIASLREQITQIPTDSFTVKKKMVDIAEVWTDLFWNYITKDKLKLLRFKLAPLLRFVPGVEIAAATFTSKIERLKLEIQTEGAKPDTVQSIAEDVSRLPDFVHQDKRKQNAIKLCLSSRLNNATVKELNQIINDLAEEMKNRRQRPSIFLELDLADFVATRGFITVGEGGEQVYVEEYKKRVEEKINEIVDNHPTIKAIQEGEAVTDWQLIELERTLRQGLGGGNIQLSESNIRKAYGLKANSLLAFLRHLLDLDAIPDYEEVVKRQFEEFIAKHQYNANQINFLRAVQSVFLQKRRLEVADLYEGALARFGKNAVDRFFSDDEVNDLLVFTELLAA; this comes from the coding sequence ATGTCAGCGAATGAAGCCAACACTAGGACACAATTAATAGACCCCGCTTTAACCCTAGCAGGATGGAACATCAAAGACTCCAACCAAGTGGGGTTAGAAATTCCTGTGGATGGTTATAATGCCGAACCTTGGAACGGTGTTACTGATTATTGCTTGTATCAACCCAATGGGGAAGTTATAGCAGTGGTGGAAGCCAAACGCCAAAGCAGTAATCCTAAAATTGCCCAAACACAGGTAGAATACTACGTTAAAGAAATAGAAAAACATCAAAGTTTCCGCCCTTTTGCCTTTATGACGAATGGGGAGGAAATTTATTTTTGGGATGTGGGAAATTCTGCAAAACGGCAGGTGGCTGGCTTTTTTTCGCCATCAGATTTAGAAAATTTATTGTATATTCGTCAAAATAAAATTGCGTTAAGTTCATTACCAATTAATACCCAAATTGCTGGGAGAGATTATCAACAGGAAGCTATTCGTCGGGTTTGTGAAACATTTGATGAAGGAAAACGCCGTACTTTGTTGGTAATGGCTACGGGAACAGGAAAAACCCGCACCGCAATGGCGATTATTGATTTATTTTTAAAAGCTAATCAAAGTCGGAAAATCTTATTTGTTGCTGATAGGGATAATTTAGTCAAGCAAGCGTTGGAAGATGGTTTTATGGAACATATACCCCATGAACCATGCGACAGAATTTTCAGCTACAACATAGATAAAACTAAACGGCTGTATGTAGTTGTGGAAAAGACTTTGAGAAATTCCTATAAAAAATTTAGTCCAGCTTTTTTTGATTTAATTATTTTTGATGAAGCACATCGTTCTATTTTCAATCTCTTTCAAGAGGTAATGGAATATTTTGATGGGCGGATGATTGGTTTAACTGCCACACCCGCAGGTTTTATTGATAGGAATACATTTAATACTTTTCATTGTTTTGATGGTATTCCTACTTTTCTCTACACCTATAAACAAGCAATTGAAGAGAAGAATTTAGTTGATTTTAGTCTTTATCAAGCACAAACTAAATTTCAAAGTGAAGGTATTAAAGGCGCGAAACTTTCCGAAGAAGAACAGAATATATTGATAGCACAAGGACATGATCCAGATGATATTGATTTTTCAGGTACAGATTTAGAAAAAAAGGTGAGTAATAAAGACACTCTCCGCAAGCAGTGGGAAGAAATTATGGAAGTTTGCCATAAAGATGAATCAGGGCAACTACCAGCGAAAACAATTGTATTTGCATTGACTCAAAAACACGCTTTACGGCTATGTGAAACTTTTGAAGAAATGTATCCACAATATTCTGATTTGGTGCGCGTAATTACCCATAAAACAGAATATAAAGGCAAACTAACAGGGAATTTTAAAAAAGAGGATATGCCCCGCATTGCTATTTCTGTGGATATGCTAGATACTGGGGTAGATGTACCAGAAATAATGAATTTGGTGTTTATGAAACCTGTTCAATCACAGATAAAATTATGGCAGATGATTGGACGAGGTACAAGAAATCAAAAGGCTTGTAAAAAGTTGGAATGGTTGCCAAATCGGACAAAGCAGGAATTTTTAATTATTGATTTTTGGGAAAATGAATTTGAAGCTAAAGTACAAACAGAAGTAGCCCAAACTATTCCTGTACTTCAACGCATTTTTAACACTCGTTTGGATTTGCTGGAGTTATATTTACATGACCAAGAATCACCAGAATGTCAAACGATAATTGCAAGTTTGCGGGAACAAATAACCCAAATTCCGACAGATTCATTTACTGTCAAAAAGAAGATGGTGGATATTGCAGAAGTTTGGACAGATTTATTTTGGAATTACATTACTAAAGATAAATTAAAGTTACTACGGTTTAAACTTGCCCCTCTTTTGCGATTTGTGCCAGGTGTGGAGATAGCAGCAGCAACTTTTACAAGTAAAATTGAACGATTAAAATTAGAAATTCAAACGGAAGGGGCAAAACCGGATACTGTACAATCTATTGCTGAAGATGTGAGTCGTTTACCTGATTTTGTCCATCAAGATAAACGAAAACAAAATGCAATTAAGTTGTGTTTATCTTCACGATTGAATAATGCAACGGTGAAAGAATTGAATCAGATAATAAATGATTTAGCTGAAGAAATGAAAAATCGGCGACAACGCCCTAGTATTTTTTTAGAGTTAGATTTAGCTGATTTTGTGGCTACTCGCGGTTTTATTACTGTGGGTGAAGGTGGTGAACAAGTTTATGTGGAGGAATATAAAAAACGAGTTGAGGAAAAAATAAATGAAATTGTAGATAATCATCCTACTATTAAGGCTATTCAGGAAGGTGAAGCGGTTACAGATTGGCAATTGATTGAGTTAGAGAGAACTTTACGCCAAGGTTTAGGAGGTGGTAATATTCAGCTTTCTGAGTCGAATATTCGCAAGGCTTACGGGTTAAAGGCTAATAGTTTATTGGCATTTTTGCGGCATTTATTGGATTTGGATGCCATACCAGATTATGAGGAGGTGGTGAAGCGTCAATTTGAGGAGTTTATTGCCAAACATCAGTATAATGCTAATCAAATTAATTTTTTAAGGGCTGTGCAGAGTGTGTTTTTACAAAAGCGGAGGTTAGAGGTGGCTGATTTGTATGAGGGGGCTTTGGCTAGGTTTGGTAAAAATGCGGTTGATAGGTTTTTTTCTGATGATGAGGTGAATGATTTGTTGGTGTTTACGGAATTGTTAGCGGCTTAA
- a CDS encoding chemotaxis protein CheW, with protein sequence MLMLLFCVSKELYAIESSCVVEVIPRVGLRTVHHVPEYVAGLFNYRGKIVPVIDLCHLIRGTSSRFCLSTRIIMVSYPRQDHGCQHLGLIAERITETLNRPETDFVDSGIRIKEAPYLGGMLMDEKGIIQRIHLEQLFADVENTYLLTAGESYINDMVKN encoded by the coding sequence ATGTTAATGCTACTCTTTTGTGTTAGTAAAGAATTATACGCTATTGAAAGTTCCTGCGTAGTAGAAGTTATCCCCAGAGTCGGCTTGAGAACAGTACATCATGTCCCGGAATATGTAGCTGGTTTATTTAATTACAGGGGAAAAATAGTACCAGTAATTGATTTGTGTCATTTAATTCGTGGTACATCTAGCCGTTTTTGTTTAAGCACGCGTATTATTATGGTTAGTTACCCTCGTCAAGATCATGGGTGTCAACACCTGGGTTTAATAGCAGAACGAATTACAGAAACCTTGAACAGACCAGAAACAGATTTTGTAGACTCTGGTATTCGCATTAAAGAAGCCCCATATTTAGGGGGAATGCTAATGGATGAAAAAGGAATTATTCAGCGTATTCATTTAGAACAATTGTTTGCTGATGTTGAAAATACATACTTATTAACAGCAGGAGAAAGTTATATTAATGATATGGTCAAAAATTGA
- a CDS encoding type I restriction-modification system subunit M: protein MLTDPNLKSKVDLLWDKLWTGGLSNPMDAIEQFSFLLFLKRLDESEDLNERQAKRRKEDYQPKIPLEMRWRHWTQMKAEDALNHVKNKVFPWLKEMGNSDNEEENEEENKEENKEETDENQSSFSEYMQTAEFKINKPSLLIEACKSIDEMKISEQNQDVQGDLYEYLLNKLSIAGRNGQFRTPRHIIRMMVEMVEPKPTDRIGDLAAGTCGFPVNAYQYILEKNTSPEILFDEQGNKRLVGDLLTPEQQEFLQTEAFTAYDNDSGMTMLRIGSMNFMLHGIEQPRFFAKDTLSKRFDDEKTLDLVLMNPPFKGAVDAADVHPKLAGLSKKSELLFLHLILRVLDMGGRCAVIVPDGVLFGSSKAHVEIRKKIIEENRLDGVVSMPSGVFKPYAGVSTAVLLFTRGGTTDRVWFYDMEHDGFSLDDKRQPVTENDIPDILHCWKNRFNADVTQQNEERLAELKKQIAPLKAERLLLHKEINRLTFENAIAPADDEATRQALEMDKQKLALLHEKISPLQNEINQLNRQFWVTKAQVKGNKYDLSASRYRQVEQDEVFYDVPQVTLERLLKLEDVMGAEVRELERLL, encoded by the coding sequence ATGCTAACCGACCCCAATTTAAAATCAAAGGTAGACCTCCTGTGGGATAAACTCTGGACAGGAGGCTTATCCAACCCAATGGATGCTATCGAACAATTCTCATTTCTCCTCTTCCTCAAACGCTTAGACGAATCCGAAGATTTAAACGAACGTCAAGCCAAACGCCGTAAAGAAGATTATCAGCCCAAAATACCCCTAGAAATGCGTTGGCGACATTGGACACAGATGAAAGCCGAGGATGCTTTAAATCATGTCAAAAATAAAGTTTTCCCCTGGTTAAAAGAAATGGGTAATTCTGACAACGAGGAAGAAAATGAGGAAGAAAATAAGGAAGAAAATAAGGAAGAAACCGATGAAAATCAAAGTTCCTTTAGTGAGTATATGCAAACTGCGGAATTTAAAATTAATAAACCCAGTTTGTTAATTGAAGCTTGTAAATCAATTGATGAAATGAAAATCTCTGAACAAAATCAAGATGTTCAGGGTGATTTATATGAGTATTTATTAAATAAATTAAGTATTGCTGGACGCAATGGACAGTTTAGAACTCCGCGTCATATTATCCGCATGATGGTGGAAATGGTAGAACCTAAACCGACTGATAGAATTGGTGATTTAGCGGCGGGTACTTGTGGTTTTCCCGTTAATGCTTATCAATATATTTTAGAAAAAAACACCAGTCCAGAAATATTATTTGATGAACAAGGTAATAAACGTTTAGTTGGTGATTTACTCACACCAGAACAACAGGAATTTTTGCAAACGGAGGCGTTTACAGCTTATGATAATGATTCGGGAATGACGATGTTACGCATCGGTTCTATGAATTTCATGCTGCATGGTATTGAACAGCCCCGGTTTTTTGCTAAAGATACTCTTTCTAAAAGGTTTGATGATGAAAAAACTCTCGATTTAGTATTAATGAATCCACCTTTTAAGGGTGCGGTTGATGCAGCAGATGTACATCCAAAATTGGCAGGTTTAAGCAAAAAATCCGAGTTGTTATTTCTACATTTGATTTTGCGGGTTTTAGATATGGGGGGGAGATGTGCGGTTATTGTCCCCGATGGGGTGCTGTTTGGTTCTAGTAAAGCGCACGTGGAGATTCGCAAAAAGATTATAGAAGAAAATCGCTTGGATGGGGTGGTTTCTATGCCTAGCGGGGTGTTTAAACCTTATGCGGGGGTGTCTACGGCGGTGCTGCTGTTTACTCGTGGGGGAACGACTGACCGCGTTTGGTTCTATGATATGGAGCATGATGGCTTTTCTCTGGATGATAAGCGTCAACCTGTGACAGAAAACGATATTCCTGATATTTTGCACTGTTGGAAAAATCGGTTTAATGCTGATGTTACTCAACAAAATGAGGAACGTTTAGCGGAGTTGAAAAAGCAAATTGCACCTTTAAAAGCGGAACGTTTGTTATTACATAAGGAAATTAATCGGTTAACTTTTGAAAATGCCATTGCACCGGCTGATGATGAAGCAACTCGTCAGGCTTTGGAAATGGATAAACAAAAGTTGGCGTTATTACATGAAAAAATCTCACCGTTGCAAAATGAAATTAATCAATTGAATCGTCAATTTTGGGTGACTAAAGCGCAGGTAAAGGGGAATAAATATGATTTATCTGCAAGTCGTTATCGTCAGGTGGAACAGGATGAGGTTTTTTATGATGTTCCCCAGGTGACGTTAGAAAGGTTGTTAAAATTGGAGGATGTTATGGGCGCTGAGGTGCGAGAATTGGAAAGGTTGTTATAG
- a CDS encoding CheR family methyltransferase, whose protein sequence is MIWSKIENLLCRQIGFDANIIGTRKIVKAVENRCLICRVNVDDYLHILTKSSQEFDELVELLVVPETWFFRDTQTYDAFAKYVRSQWLNKFSNSKFRLLSVPCSTGEEPYSLAMTLLDLGLLPNQFHIDAVDISKNALSKARKAVYSRNSFRGHNLEFQNRYFTSTDKGYQLSEKVKNTVNLSQGNLLEANLLLDRIHYDIIFCRNVLIYFDSSGRKNTLKNLHRLLKNQGLLFVGASETGELANLGFDIIRLNSVFVGQKKTEIPENLKNTNLNYPAYVIPQSKILVESYQINKPQIAPNTEKVKKIQPLLEIQDCHLDSIRILADQGNLTAAISQCQNYIYQHSTSAEAYLLLGEVYQAQGLELQAEECFQKAVYLDPKNSQALLHLALLKEQQGNQEKANILRQRWQRLQQL, encoded by the coding sequence ATGATATGGTCAAAAATTGAAAATCTCTTATGTCGTCAAATCGGCTTTGATGCGAATATTATTGGTACTCGCAAAATTGTTAAAGCCGTAGAAAATCGCTGTTTGATATGCAGGGTAAATGTAGATGATTATTTACATATTTTAACCAAATCAAGTCAAGAATTTGATGAATTAGTTGAATTGCTTGTTGTTCCCGAAACCTGGTTTTTTCGAGATACTCAAACTTATGATGCTTTCGCCAAATATGTCCGTTCTCAATGGTTAAATAAATTTTCTAATAGCAAATTTCGCTTATTAAGCGTTCCCTGTTCCACTGGTGAAGAACCTTATTCTTTAGCTATGACATTATTGGATCTGGGTTTATTACCTAATCAGTTTCATATTGATGCAGTTGATATTAGTAAAAATGCTTTGTCTAAAGCTAGAAAAGCAGTTTATAGCCGTAATTCTTTCCGGGGTCATAATTTAGAATTTCAAAATCGCTATTTTACATCTACAGATAAAGGTTATCAATTGTCTGAAAAGGTGAAAAATACGGTTAATTTGAGTCAAGGTAATTTACTTGAGGCCAATTTGTTATTAGATAGAATACATTATGATATAATATTTTGTCGGAATGTTTTAATTTATTTTGATAGTTCTGGTCGCAAAAACACATTAAAAAATTTACACCGCTTATTGAAAAATCAAGGACTGTTATTTGTCGGTGCATCAGAAACAGGAGAATTAGCTAATTTAGGTTTTGATATAATTCGCTTGAATAGTGTATTTGTAGGACAGAAAAAAACCGAAATTCCAGAAAACCTTAAAAATACTAATTTAAATTATCCGGCTTATGTAATTCCCCAATCTAAAATTTTAGTAGAAAGTTATCAAATTAATAAACCCCAAATTGCACCAAATACAGAAAAGGTAAAGAAAATCCAACCATTGCTAGAAATACAAGATTGTCATCTAGACTCAATTCGTATTTTAGCAGATCAAGGGAATTTAACAGCAGCTATATCCCAATGTCAAAACTATATATATCAACATTCCACCAGTGCAGAAGCATATCTTTTGCTTGGTGAAGTTTATCAAGCACAAGGATTAGAATTACAAGCAGAAGAGTGTTTTCAAAAAGCAGTTTATCTTGATCCAAAAAATTCCCAGGCTTTACTACATTTAGCTTTACTCAAAGAACAACAAGGAAATCAGGAAAAAGCAAATATTTTACGTCAAAGATGGCAACGTTTACAACAATTGTGA
- the dhaL gene encoding dihydroxyacetone kinase subunit DhaL has product MVTQVQIVEWLQVFASVIEHHKEDLTELDASIGDADHGINMDRGFKKVRSILPSVAGKDISSIFKTVSMTLISSVGGASGPLYGTWFLRASSATAGKQELTAKDMLNLLQSGLEGVIERGKAQLGDKTMVDVLSPAVTAFEQAVNEGMETVAALRVAVGAAEGGLKETIPMLAKKGRASYLGDRSIGHQDPGGTSAYWMLRSLLEVVEGSRRTK; this is encoded by the coding sequence ATGGTTACTCAGGTGCAGATTGTTGAATGGTTACAGGTGTTTGCTTCTGTTATTGAGCATCATAAAGAAGATTTGACAGAATTAGATGCGTCCATAGGTGATGCTGATCATGGTATCAATATGGATAGAGGTTTTAAAAAGGTCAGAAGCATTTTACCGAGTGTTGCGGGTAAGGACATCAGCAGCATTTTTAAAACCGTCAGTATGACTTTGATATCCAGCGTAGGGGGTGCAAGTGGACCTTTGTATGGAACTTGGTTTTTAAGAGCCAGTTCTGCTACTGCTGGTAAGCAAGAATTGACTGCAAAAGATATGTTAAATTTACTCCAATCTGGGTTAGAAGGAGTAATTGAGCGTGGTAAGGCGCAGTTAGGAGATAAGACAATGGTAGATGTGCTATCTCCAGCTGTGACAGCTTTTGAGCAAGCTGTAAATGAAGGTATGGAAACTGTGGCAGCTTTACGCGTGGCTGTAGGTGCTGCAGAAGGTGGGTTAAAGGAAACTATACCGATGTTGGCTAAGAAGGGAAGAGCGAGTTATTTAGGCGATCGCAGTATTGGACATCAAGATCCAGGAGGAACTTCTGCTTATTGGATGTTGCGGAGTTTGTTGGAGGTGGTGGAAGGTTCTAGGAGGACTAAATAA
- a CDS encoding restriction endonuclease subunit S → MNLYKKWQIVDLKDITISLDSRRIPIESSIRQTKKGKYPYYGASGIIDYIDDYIFEEETLLIGEDGANLLARTTPIAFKAVGKYWVNNHAHILKVTEKADINFLCYFFNQLDLTPYITGSAQPKLTADKLQKLKIPLPPLPEQKQIAAILEKCDRLRRTRRYSLQLSETFLQSVFLEMFGDLITNQMGWRIKNLDDVADIASGVTKGQKFNGKQTVQVPYMRVANVQDGYLDLTDIKIIEALPQEVEQLKLQKGDILMTEGGDYDKLGRGAIWHGQIENCIHQNHIFRVRTNRKIILPEFFAKLLLTQYTKLYFLQCSKQTTNLATINMTQLKALPVPLPPLPLQEKFAQIVQKHDRIRTQQREAERQAEHLFQTLLHRAFRGELTSSDCNEVDISALSAENHPQQPKPKSTDKAENFPIPATQPQTNALQLTLPGLE, encoded by the coding sequence ATGAACTTATATAAAAAATGGCAGATTGTTGATCTCAAAGATATAACAATTAGCTTGGATTCGCGTCGTATTCCAATTGAAAGTTCTATTAGGCAAACAAAAAAAGGTAAATATCCATATTATGGGGCATCAGGTATCATTGATTATATTGATGATTACATTTTTGAAGAAGAAACTTTGTTAATTGGAGAAGATGGAGCCAATCTTTTAGCGAGGACAACTCCTATAGCTTTCAAAGCAGTTGGAAAATATTGGGTTAATAATCATGCTCATATTTTAAAAGTAACAGAAAAAGCTGACATTAACTTTTTATGCTATTTTTTTAATCAACTTGATTTAACACCTTACATTACAGGAAGCGCACAACCAAAATTAACTGCTGATAAACTCCAAAAATTAAAAATCCCTCTCCCACCATTACCAGAACAAAAGCAAATTGCAGCAATATTGGAAAAATGCGATCGCTTGCGTCGAACCCGTCGTTATTCCCTACAACTCAGCGAAACCTTCCTACAATCGGTCTTTCTGGAAATGTTCGGTGATTTAATCACTAATCAGATGGGTTGGCGTATTAAAAATTTAGATGATGTTGCTGATATTGCTTCAGGAGTAACCAAAGGACAAAAGTTTAATGGTAAACAAACTGTTCAAGTTCCATATATGCGTGTTGCAAATGTACAGGATGGTTATCTTGATTTAACAGATATCAAAATAATTGAAGCTTTACCACAAGAAGTAGAACAATTAAAGCTTCAAAAAGGTGATATTTTAATGACTGAAGGCGGTGATTATGATAAATTAGGTCGTGGTGCAATTTGGCATGGTCAAATTGAAAATTGCATACATCAAAATCATATATTTAGAGTAAGAACAAATAGGAAAATTATATTACCTGAGTTTTTTGCAAAATTACTTTTAACTCAATACACTAAATTATATTTTTTGCAATGTTCAAAGCAAACAACTAATTTAGCAACTATTAATATGACACAATTAAAAGCTTTACCTGTCCCTCTTCCCCCTCTCCCACTCCAAGAAAAATTTGCCCAAATAGTCCAAAAACACGATCGCATCCGCACCCAACAACGAGAAGCAGAACGCCAAGCAGAACATTTATTTCAAACCCTGCTACATCGCGCCTTTCGTGGTGAACTCACATCATCAGACTGCAATGAAGTAGACATATCCGCATTATCCGCAGAAAATCACCCACAACAGCCAAAACCAAAATCTACAGATAAAGCGGAAAACTTTCCTATCCCAGCCACCCAGCCACAAACAAACGCGCTACAACTAACCTTACCAGGCTTAGAATAA
- the dhaK gene encoding dihydroxyacetone kinase subunit DhaK: MKKLINQPEDFVRESLAGMAAAHTDLIKVNYEPTFVYRADAPVQGKVAIISGGGSGHEPMHAGFVGKGMLDAACPGEVFTSPTPDQMLAAAQQVDGGAGILYIVKNYSGDVMNFEMAMELARSEGIRTLNIIIDDDVAVKDSLYTQGRRGVGTTVLAEKICGAAAEQGYDLQQVADLCRKVNLHGRSVGVALSSCTVPAKGTPTFALGDKEIELGIGIHGEPGRERVSMKSGDEITEILMRWLCPPQASLIDDTAYSRTVREWDEAKEGWMDVELLNKPLQKGDRLLVFVNSMGGTPISELYLVYRKLAEICEMEGLQIVRNLIGPYMTSLEMQGCSITLLKLDEEMLRLWDAPVKTASLRWGV; encoded by the coding sequence ATGAAAAAGCTGATTAATCAACCAGAAGACTTTGTAAGGGAAAGTCTAGCAGGAATGGCTGCGGCTCATACCGATTTAATTAAGGTAAATTATGAGCCTACTTTTGTCTATCGAGCCGATGCACCTGTACAGGGAAAGGTAGCAATTATTTCTGGTGGTGGAAGTGGTCACGAACCGATGCACGCGGGTTTTGTAGGGAAGGGAATGCTTGACGCTGCTTGTCCTGGGGAAGTTTTCACTTCACCGACTCCTGACCAAATGTTAGCAGCAGCACAGCAGGTAGATGGAGGTGCTGGTATTCTTTATATTGTGAAAAATTACAGTGGCGATGTGATGAATTTTGAAATGGCTATGGAGTTAGCCAGAAGTGAGGGTATCCGTACATTAAATATTATTATTGATGATGATGTAGCGGTGAAAGATAGCCTGTATACCCAAGGAAGAAGGGGTGTAGGAACAACGGTACTGGCAGAAAAAATTTGTGGAGCGGCGGCGGAACAAGGTTATGATTTGCAGCAGGTAGCGGATTTGTGTAGAAAGGTAAATCTGCATGGACGCAGTGTAGGGGTAGCGTTGAGTTCTTGTACTGTTCCTGCTAAGGGTACACCGACTTTTGCTTTGGGGGATAAGGAGATAGAATTAGGAATTGGAATTCATGGGGAACCGGGAAGAGAAAGGGTATCCATGAAGTCAGGGGATGAGATTACAGAAATTTTAATGCGTTGGCTTTGCCCGCCGCAGGCATCGCTCATTGATGATACCGCCTATAGTCGCACAGTGCGGGAGTGGGACGAAGCCAAAGAGGGATGGATGGATGTGGAACTGTTAAATAAACCCTTGCAAAAAGGCGATCGCCTCCTGGTATTTGTTAATAGTATGGGTGGGACTCCCATTTCTGAACTTTATCTTGTCTACCGCAAACTAGCAGAAATCTGTGAAATGGAAGGACTGCAAATAGTGCGAAATCTAATTGGACCCTACATGACATCATTAGAAATGCAAGGTTGTTCCATTACGCTGCTGAAGTTAGACGAAGAGATGCTACGGTTATGGGATGCACCAGTTAAAACTGCTAGTTTACGCTGGGGAGTGTGA
- the tnpA gene encoding IS200/IS605 family transposase, whose product MALWRLYYHVVWATKKREPLITNDVEEKFYGYLIGKADHLGCIIHAIGGMEDHIHFVVSIPPKLSVAEFVKTLKGSSAYHYNHTLGKTQQFAWQEGYGVFSLGGKQLQEAIEYVDNQKKHHQNKTTVPLLEQETDLDKPPENKTKPKIPENKFPD is encoded by the coding sequence ATGGCTTTGTGGCGGTTGTATTATCATGTTGTTTGGGCTACGAAAAAACGCGAGCCTTTAATAACCAATGATGTAGAAGAAAAATTTTATGGTTATTTAATTGGGAAGGCAGATCATTTAGGGTGTATAATTCATGCTATTGGTGGAATGGAAGACCATATTCATTTTGTGGTTTCTATTCCTCCAAAATTGTCTGTTGCTGAATTTGTGAAAACTTTAAAAGGTAGTAGTGCTTACCATTATAATCATACTTTAGGTAAAACACAACAATTTGCTTGGCAAGAAGGATATGGCGTTTTTTCTTTAGGAGGTAAACAATTACAAGAAGCTATTGAATATGTAGATAATCAAAAAAAACATCATCAAAATAAAACGACAGTTCCATTATTAGAACAAGAAACAGATTTAGATAAACCACCAGAAAATAAAACAAAACCCAAAATACCAGAAAATAAATTTCCTGACTAA